A portion of the Candidatus Dependentiae bacterium genome contains these proteins:
- the zwf gene encoding glucose-6-phosphate dehydrogenase: protein MEKHNSAECSLHECTIVILGGTGDLSARKLIPAIYKLVADNRLCKFSLVCVSNDDTQIATILERSKKFIPALHEKTWAQIQNHASYYRMDFHEQVAYQGLGSFLNQLEKESKLVGNRMFYLATMPEHFDAITHNLAQYDIVRHQAEEEQAAGKPWSRVVYEKPFGTNLQSAQQINRSIAQVFDESQVFRIDHWLGKELVSNIALVRFTNRIFEPLWNNQHIDSVQIIMNETLGIEGRGRYYDTYGILKDMVQNHMLQLLALIAMEAPHRLVADDIRDAKAEILRKISVASAILGQYDGYLNEADVNPESTTPTFAALKVYVNNPRWDGVPFHLKTGKLLDTRMACIHIKFKKVDCLLDACPSEQNSLTININPHEGFYLVLNVKIPGVSSQVTPVTMNFSHAALFGPNTPEAYELLLSDVIRKDHATFVRNDEIELSWNVIEQIDRMNPELCTYAPGSKGPTQLQNLDPERKIQWHI from the coding sequence ATGGAAAAGCACAATTCTGCTGAATGTTCATTACACGAATGCACCATCGTTATTCTTGGAGGCACAGGAGACTTAAGTGCACGTAAGCTCATTCCTGCAATTTATAAACTTGTTGCAGATAATCGATTGTGCAAATTTTCTCTTGTTTGTGTCTCAAATGATGATACGCAGATTGCAACCATTTTGGAGCGATCAAAAAAATTTATTCCTGCATTACATGAAAAAACGTGGGCACAAATTCAGAATCATGCCTCGTATTATCGTATGGATTTTCATGAGCAGGTCGCATATCAAGGGCTTGGTAGCTTTTTAAATCAACTAGAAAAAGAATCAAAGCTTGTTGGTAATCGGATGTTTTACTTGGCAACTATGCCAGAGCATTTTGATGCTATTACGCACAATCTTGCGCAGTATGATATTGTTCGACATCAGGCCGAAGAAGAACAAGCCGCTGGAAAACCTTGGTCACGTGTGGTATACGAAAAGCCTTTTGGCACTAACCTGCAATCCGCTCAACAAATCAATCGTTCAATTGCACAAGTGTTTGATGAAAGCCAAGTGTTTCGCATCGACCACTGGCTTGGCAAAGAGCTGGTGAGCAATATTGCGCTTGTGCGCTTTACCAATCGCATTTTTGAGCCATTGTGGAATAACCAGCATATCGATTCAGTTCAAATTATTATGAACGAGACCTTGGGTATTGAAGGACGCGGGCGCTATTATGATACCTACGGTATTTTAAAGGATATGGTGCAAAACCATATGCTTCAGCTGTTGGCACTCATCGCCATGGAGGCCCCGCATCGTTTAGTTGCTGATGACATTCGTGATGCAAAAGCAGAAATTTTAAGAAAAATTTCAGTTGCTTCAGCTATCCTTGGTCAGTACGATGGATACTTGAACGAAGCTGATGTTAATCCCGAATCAACAACCCCAACCTTTGCAGCACTTAAAGTCTATGTTAATAATCCACGCTGGGATGGAGTTCCATTTCATCTTAAAACTGGAAAGCTGCTTGATACGCGGATGGCCTGCATCCATATAAAATTTAAAAAAGTTGATTGTTTGCTTGATGCATGTCCATCAGAGCAAAATTCTTTGACGATTAACATCAACCCACATGAAGGTTTTTATTTAGTGCTCAATGTCAAAATTCCAGGTGTTTCAAGTCAAGTGACTCCGGTAACGATGAACTTTTCTCACGCGGCGCTTTTTGGCCCTAATACTCCTGAGGCATACGAATTATTGCTCAGCGATGTCATTAGAAAAGACCATGCTACATTTGTGCGCAATGACGAAATTGAACTTTCATGGAATGTTATTGAACAGATTGACCGTATGAATCCTGAACTGTGCACCTATGCTCCGGGAAGCAAGGGGCCAACTCAGTTACAGAATCTAGATCCAGAAAGAAAGATACAATGGCACATTTAA
- a CDS encoding HAD family phosphatase — MITNTGENIMQEKSKYRNIIFDLGGVLIDWRPKDFLKAIFVDQPEVLKKFAQGLGGNVKDEFEKIGQSANRGTMTVDQFSQALAQSLDIDLHHAAYYVEKLPSYLVPIEQGLDILRKVKQAGYKVYILSNFPREWFDPIEQQYDFFKLFDGGIISYRVGQVKPEPEIYHTLLNQYELVSDECLFIDDLPQNIEAGIACGIDGIICSDHTYVAQELERLFVLSSVQTDEDKVDVIISQTD; from the coding sequence ATGATTACAAATACGGGAGAAAACATCATGCAAGAAAAAAGTAAATATAGAAATATCATTTTTGATCTTGGAGGAGTGCTCATTGATTGGCGTCCAAAAGACTTTTTAAAAGCGATTTTTGTTGATCAACCTGAAGTCCTGAAAAAGTTTGCTCAAGGCCTTGGAGGGAATGTTAAAGACGAGTTTGAGAAAATTGGTCAAAGTGCCAACCGTGGAACTATGACGGTTGATCAATTCAGTCAGGCTCTTGCTCAGTCGCTTGATATTGACCTGCATCATGCAGCTTATTATGTTGAAAAGCTTCCATCATACTTGGTTCCTATTGAGCAAGGTCTTGATATCTTGCGTAAGGTTAAGCAAGCTGGGTATAAGGTCTATATTCTTTCAAATTTTCCTCGAGAATGGTTTGATCCTATCGAACAACAATACGATTTTTTCAAGCTCTTTGATGGTGGCATTATTTCGTACCGTGTGGGACAAGTAAAACCGGAACCGGAAATTTATCATACGCTCTTGAATCAATATGAACTTGTATCGGATGAATGTTTATTTATTGATGATTTGCCTCAAAACATTGAAGCTGGGATTGCATGTGGTATTGACGGCATTATCTGCTCTGATCATACCTATGTTGCACAAGAGCTCGAGCGCTTATTTGTTCTTTCTTCAGTACAAACTGATGAAGATAAAGTTGATGTAATAATCTCTCAAACCGATTAA